The following proteins are encoded in a genomic region of Alnus glutinosa chromosome 8, dhAlnGlut1.1, whole genome shotgun sequence:
- the LOC133875292 gene encoding uncharacterized protein LOC133875292 isoform X1: MAVRISVEKLDLNSNSKSSRKLTTLQSSVAGLPKKTKPPTLFSLCLGVVGKHLEDIIEDLGEIAINFPADTKMAIAAIARRRRLLNDEVIISLADSSWEVLDISGSDVSDLGLVKVVETCKFLRAVDISGCYKITTTGFSELVENCHSLETLRCGGSPRSDYTARRCLGLFKPKLIDADGDSWEELDAAEIANGAGSLRWLVWPKIDKDSLEILSTECPRIMVNPKPSSPFCFRGDAVPREALPNITLDDPVVKDIDPTTWAVCGFNPKTLSSPSLSSRPELSVAEKFRLAFVERDTRLAPKRAKNARQHQRRAEREWMMTDTRAKAVALASQTSKSLHSWN, from the exons ATGGCGGTGAGGATATCAGTGGAGAAGCTAGATTTGAATTCCAATTCCAAATCTTCGAGAAAACTCACCACCCTCCAATCCTCTG TAGCAGGATTACCTAAGAAGACAAAGCCTCCAACTTTGTTTAGTTTGTGCCTAGGAGTTGTCGGGAAGCATTTGGAGGATATCATTGAAGACTTGGGTGAGATTGCCATCAACTTTCCGGCAGATACTAAG ATGGCAATTGCAGCAATTGCAAGGAGAAGAAGGCTGCTCAATGATGAAGTCATCATCTCTTTGGCTGATAGTTCCTGGGAAGTTCTTGACATTTCTGGTTCAGATGTCTCTGATCTTGGCTTAGTGAAAGTGGTGGAAACATGCAAATTTCTCCGAGCCGTGGATATTAG tGGGTGCTATAAAATTACTACCACTGGATTTTCTGAACTTGTGGAGAATTGCCACTCATTAGAAACATTAAGATGCGG AGGTTCCCCAAGGAGTGACTACACTGCACGTAGATGCTTGGGTCTATTTAAACCAAAGCTGATTGACGCAGATGGCGATTCATGGGAGGAGCTTGATGCCGCAGAAATTGCAAATGGTGCAGGGTCACTGCGCTGGCTTGTGTGG CCAAAGATTGATAAAGATTCTTTGGAGATTTTGTCCACTGAATGTCCACGCATTATGGTAAATCCCAAGCCATCATCACCCTTTTGTTTCAGGGGAGATGCAGTACCAAGGGAAGCATTGCCAAATATTACATTGGATGATCCTGTTGTCAAGGATATTGATCCAACAACATGGGCAGTGTGTGGGTTTAATCCAAAGACTCTCTCTTCTCCATCTCTTTCAAGCCGCCCTGAATTGTCTGTTGCTGAAAAATTTAGACTTGCATTTGTGGAAAGAGACACTCGGTTAGCACCGAAGCGAGCAAAGAACGCAAGGCAACACCAGCGGCGTGCAGAGAGGGAGTGGATGATGACGGATACAAGAGCCAAGGCAGTAGCTCTGGCCTCACAAACCAGCAAATCTCTACACAGTTGGAACTAA
- the LOC133875292 gene encoding uncharacterized protein LOC133875292 isoform X2, with protein MAVRISVEKLDLNSNSKSSRKLTTLQSSAGLPKKTKPPTLFSLCLGVVGKHLEDIIEDLGEIAINFPADTKMAIAAIARRRRLLNDEVIISLADSSWEVLDISGSDVSDLGLVKVVETCKFLRAVDISGCYKITTTGFSELVENCHSLETLRCGGSPRSDYTARRCLGLFKPKLIDADGDSWEELDAAEIANGAGSLRWLVWPKIDKDSLEILSTECPRIMVNPKPSSPFCFRGDAVPREALPNITLDDPVVKDIDPTTWAVCGFNPKTLSSPSLSSRPELSVAEKFRLAFVERDTRLAPKRAKNARQHQRRAEREWMMTDTRAKAVALASQTSKSLHSWN; from the exons ATGGCGGTGAGGATATCAGTGGAGAAGCTAGATTTGAATTCCAATTCCAAATCTTCGAGAAAACTCACCACCCTCCAATCCTCTG CAGGATTACCTAAGAAGACAAAGCCTCCAACTTTGTTTAGTTTGTGCCTAGGAGTTGTCGGGAAGCATTTGGAGGATATCATTGAAGACTTGGGTGAGATTGCCATCAACTTTCCGGCAGATACTAAG ATGGCAATTGCAGCAATTGCAAGGAGAAGAAGGCTGCTCAATGATGAAGTCATCATCTCTTTGGCTGATAGTTCCTGGGAAGTTCTTGACATTTCTGGTTCAGATGTCTCTGATCTTGGCTTAGTGAAAGTGGTGGAAACATGCAAATTTCTCCGAGCCGTGGATATTAG tGGGTGCTATAAAATTACTACCACTGGATTTTCTGAACTTGTGGAGAATTGCCACTCATTAGAAACATTAAGATGCGG AGGTTCCCCAAGGAGTGACTACACTGCACGTAGATGCTTGGGTCTATTTAAACCAAAGCTGATTGACGCAGATGGCGATTCATGGGAGGAGCTTGATGCCGCAGAAATTGCAAATGGTGCAGGGTCACTGCGCTGGCTTGTGTGG CCAAAGATTGATAAAGATTCTTTGGAGATTTTGTCCACTGAATGTCCACGCATTATGGTAAATCCCAAGCCATCATCACCCTTTTGTTTCAGGGGAGATGCAGTACCAAGGGAAGCATTGCCAAATATTACATTGGATGATCCTGTTGTCAAGGATATTGATCCAACAACATGGGCAGTGTGTGGGTTTAATCCAAAGACTCTCTCTTCTCCATCTCTTTCAAGCCGCCCTGAATTGTCTGTTGCTGAAAAATTTAGACTTGCATTTGTGGAAAGAGACACTCGGTTAGCACCGAAGCGAGCAAAGAACGCAAGGCAACACCAGCGGCGTGCAGAGAGGGAGTGGATGATGACGGATACAAGAGCCAAGGCAGTAGCTCTGGCCTCACAAACCAGCAAATCTCTACACAGTTGGAACTAA
- the LOC133875292 gene encoding uncharacterized protein LOC133875292 isoform X4 has product MAVRISVEKLDLNSNSKSSRKLTTLQSSVAGLPKKTKPPTLFSLCLGVVGKHLEDIIEDLGEIAINFPADTKMAIAAIARRRRLLNDEVIISLADSSWEVLDISGSDVSDLGLVKVVETCKFLRAVDIRGSPRSDYTARRCLGLFKPKLIDADGDSWEELDAAEIANGAGSLRWLVWPKIDKDSLEILSTECPRIMVNPKPSSPFCFRGDAVPREALPNITLDDPVVKDIDPTTWAVCGFNPKTLSSPSLSSRPELSVAEKFRLAFVERDTRLAPKRAKNARQHQRRAEREWMMTDTRAKAVALASQTSKSLHSWN; this is encoded by the exons ATGGCGGTGAGGATATCAGTGGAGAAGCTAGATTTGAATTCCAATTCCAAATCTTCGAGAAAACTCACCACCCTCCAATCCTCTG TAGCAGGATTACCTAAGAAGACAAAGCCTCCAACTTTGTTTAGTTTGTGCCTAGGAGTTGTCGGGAAGCATTTGGAGGATATCATTGAAGACTTGGGTGAGATTGCCATCAACTTTCCGGCAGATACTAAG ATGGCAATTGCAGCAATTGCAAGGAGAAGAAGGCTGCTCAATGATGAAGTCATCATCTCTTTGGCTGATAGTTCCTGGGAAGTTCTTGACATTTCTGGTTCAGATGTCTCTGATCTTGGCTTAGTGAAAGTGGTGGAAACATGCAAATTTCTCCGAGCCGTGGATATTAG AGGTTCCCCAAGGAGTGACTACACTGCACGTAGATGCTTGGGTCTATTTAAACCAAAGCTGATTGACGCAGATGGCGATTCATGGGAGGAGCTTGATGCCGCAGAAATTGCAAATGGTGCAGGGTCACTGCGCTGGCTTGTGTGG CCAAAGATTGATAAAGATTCTTTGGAGATTTTGTCCACTGAATGTCCACGCATTATGGTAAATCCCAAGCCATCATCACCCTTTTGTTTCAGGGGAGATGCAGTACCAAGGGAAGCATTGCCAAATATTACATTGGATGATCCTGTTGTCAAGGATATTGATCCAACAACATGGGCAGTGTGTGGGTTTAATCCAAAGACTCTCTCTTCTCCATCTCTTTCAAGCCGCCCTGAATTGTCTGTTGCTGAAAAATTTAGACTTGCATTTGTGGAAAGAGACACTCGGTTAGCACCGAAGCGAGCAAAGAACGCAAGGCAACACCAGCGGCGTGCAGAGAGGGAGTGGATGATGACGGATACAAGAGCCAAGGCAGTAGCTCTGGCCTCACAAACCAGCAAATCTCTACACAGTTGGAACTAA
- the LOC133875292 gene encoding uncharacterized protein LOC133875292 isoform X3, with protein sequence MAVRISVEKLDLNSNSKSSRKLTTLQSSGLPKKTKPPTLFSLCLGVVGKHLEDIIEDLGEIAINFPADTKMAIAAIARRRRLLNDEVIISLADSSWEVLDISGSDVSDLGLVKVVETCKFLRAVDISGCYKITTTGFSELVENCHSLETLRCGGSPRSDYTARRCLGLFKPKLIDADGDSWEELDAAEIANGAGSLRWLVWPKIDKDSLEILSTECPRIMVNPKPSSPFCFRGDAVPREALPNITLDDPVVKDIDPTTWAVCGFNPKTLSSPSLSSRPELSVAEKFRLAFVERDTRLAPKRAKNARQHQRRAEREWMMTDTRAKAVALASQTSKSLHSWN encoded by the exons ATGGCGGTGAGGATATCAGTGGAGAAGCTAGATTTGAATTCCAATTCCAAATCTTCGAGAAAACTCACCACCCTCCAATCCTCTG GATTACCTAAGAAGACAAAGCCTCCAACTTTGTTTAGTTTGTGCCTAGGAGTTGTCGGGAAGCATTTGGAGGATATCATTGAAGACTTGGGTGAGATTGCCATCAACTTTCCGGCAGATACTAAG ATGGCAATTGCAGCAATTGCAAGGAGAAGAAGGCTGCTCAATGATGAAGTCATCATCTCTTTGGCTGATAGTTCCTGGGAAGTTCTTGACATTTCTGGTTCAGATGTCTCTGATCTTGGCTTAGTGAAAGTGGTGGAAACATGCAAATTTCTCCGAGCCGTGGATATTAG tGGGTGCTATAAAATTACTACCACTGGATTTTCTGAACTTGTGGAGAATTGCCACTCATTAGAAACATTAAGATGCGG AGGTTCCCCAAGGAGTGACTACACTGCACGTAGATGCTTGGGTCTATTTAAACCAAAGCTGATTGACGCAGATGGCGATTCATGGGAGGAGCTTGATGCCGCAGAAATTGCAAATGGTGCAGGGTCACTGCGCTGGCTTGTGTGG CCAAAGATTGATAAAGATTCTTTGGAGATTTTGTCCACTGAATGTCCACGCATTATGGTAAATCCCAAGCCATCATCACCCTTTTGTTTCAGGGGAGATGCAGTACCAAGGGAAGCATTGCCAAATATTACATTGGATGATCCTGTTGTCAAGGATATTGATCCAACAACATGGGCAGTGTGTGGGTTTAATCCAAAGACTCTCTCTTCTCCATCTCTTTCAAGCCGCCCTGAATTGTCTGTTGCTGAAAAATTTAGACTTGCATTTGTGGAAAGAGACACTCGGTTAGCACCGAAGCGAGCAAAGAACGCAAGGCAACACCAGCGGCGTGCAGAGAGGGAGTGGATGATGACGGATACAAGAGCCAAGGCAGTAGCTCTGGCCTCACAAACCAGCAAATCTCTACACAGTTGGAACTAA